The following are encoded together in the Malaya genurostris strain Urasoe2022 chromosome 3, Malgen_1.1, whole genome shotgun sequence genome:
- the LOC131434874 gene encoding protein strawberry notch isoform X2, which produces MSRMHQQSSKKFPYDFDGEDENEDSSGSDFDEDEDPDEIEVPGGGKDLATVATLTQLKSTKATVSNASAPMTASNVSSKSTDKIPSGLITKSTSTGNYEVIKQPTILRQPGTGSSVYGIGNSSGLSSVSFAAGGSNSSNSSSSKSCANNLTGLGTNISKAMNPSSTSIISLPHGTNSVLGGLGSYYPPSIASLLAQMSMAATLGFGSSSSINSVGQMTSNQIMLEHLKALVTANPHYLTSGIPTNLLSQIWMADPSKLNQVPEEEEAEEEELGVAETYAEYWPAKLKIGKKHPDQVVETASLSSVEPSDVYYKLSIPPETINSGQLSALQLESITYASQAHEHLLPDGSRAGFLVGDGAGVGKGRTIAGIIHENYLKGRKKSIWISVSNDLRYDAERDLRDIGAGRIVVHALNKLKYAKINSTVNNNTKKGVIFGTYSALIGESQSVATGKYKTRLKQLLQWCGEDFDGVIVFDECHKAKNLCPVGSSKPTKTGLTALDLQNKLPKARVVYASATGASEPRNMAYMVRLGIWGQGTPFPTFMDFITAVEKRGVGAMEIVAMDMKLRGMYIARQLSFHGVTFKIEEVPLTREFKQVYDESVELWVLAMQKFTEAAELIDAENRMKKTMWGQFWSAHQRFFKYLCIASKVNHAVKVAREAIKYGKCVVIGLQSTGEARTLEQLERDDGELSDFVSTAKGVFQSLVEKHFPAPDRGRINRLLGLEGPKKTQLECILEDIDSKPSASGSDLKRKSTFTKSETQTKAKKSRRNSSDDDSDSDSDKSEGKASGSDESNHDSDSVRSSDYNPFYSGSDSDDDPWVGKTNKLKPKNLKSPKKKPVSTQDKIQAHLSKRQNETKPVTIQASNGISIQLGPPPKDAIERACQMKDELLAKIESLGSRLPANTLDQLIDELGGPENVAEMTGRKGRVVQSDDGSIQYESRSEQDVPLETLNITEKKRFMDGEKDVAIISEAASSGISLQSDRRVRNQRRRVHITLELPWSADRAIQQFGRTHRSNQVNAPEYMFLISDLAGERRFASTVAKRLESLGALTHGDRRATETRDLSQFNIDNKYGRSALESVMKTIMGYDQPLVPPPSDYKGDFFKDIAGALVGVGLIVNSEQMPGVLSLDKDYNNISKFLNRILGMPVELQNRLFKYFTDTLTAIIEQAKKRGRFDLGILDLGAAGENVTRVKITKFIRKHSTGVAPTELHTVQVERGMIWQEVIDKWADLGGEKEGFYLSKQARNGKYAAILAVEIESTTSGKKKLEPRSKKDIMFQIYRPNTGLQFKHESLDELEKKYKKVLSDEAEAHWGQQYDASVNTCLHSYWKGMCRHTTMGQECEIGLRRRTYYVLSGSVLSVWSRVENSLASRVGNQNRMQVLRLKTKEGIKIVGTLIPKNCVEHLVKDMSSDSEKVEEQTFDCK; this is translated from the exons GCGGAGGTAAAGATCTTGCCACGGTTGCCACTCTCACGCAACTGAAATCCACGAAGGCAACGGTTAGTAATGCGTCTGCTCCGATGACAGCATCGAACGTGTCGTCTAAATCAACCGATAAGATTCCCAGTGGATTGATAACAAAATCGACAAGCACCGGAAACTATGAAGTGATCAAACAACCTACCATTCTTCGACAACCGGGAACTGGCAGCAGTG TATATGGAATTGGAAATAGTAGTGGATTGAGCTCTGTTTCCTTTGCTGCTGGTGGAAGTAATAGCAgtaatagtagtagtagtaagaGTTGTGCTAATAATTTAACTGGATTGGGTACGAATATCAGCAAAGCAATGAATCCAAGTAGTACATCAATCATCTCGCTTCCACATGGAACAAACAGCGTTTTGGGTGGCTTAGGTAGTTATTATCCGCCAAGTATTGCCAGCCTGTTGGCGCAAA TGAGCATGGCGGCTACACTCGGTTTCGGTAGCAGTTCATCAATAAATAGCGTCGGTCAGATGACAAGCAACCAGATCATGCTCGAACACCTGAAAGCACTAGTAACTGCCAATCCGCACTACCTAACCAGTGGTATACCAACGAATCTGCTCTCTCAGATCTGGATGGCGGATCCGAGCAAG TTGAATCAAGTTcctgaagaagaagaagcggAAGAAGAAGAGTTGGGTGTAGCAGAAACATACGCGGAATATTGGCCAGCAAAAT TGAAGATCGGTAAAAAGCACCCTGATCAAGTAGTAGAAACAGCCTCCTTATCATCAGTTGAGCCGTCTGATGTATACTATAAACTGTCGATACCTCCAGAAACGATAAATTCGGGTCAGTTGAGTGCACTTCAGTTAGAATCTATAACTTACGCTAGTCAGGCTCACGAACACTTACTACCGGACGGTTCCCGTGCCGGCTTTCTGGTTGGTGATGGTGCCGGTGTGGGAAAAGGCCGAACGATTGCTGGAATCATTCACGAAAATTATCTGAAAGGCCGTAAGAAATCTATCTGGATCTCGGTCTCCAACGACCTTCGTTATGACGCAGAACGTGATCTGCGTGACATTGGAGCCGGTAGAATTGTTGTTCATGCGTTAAATAAG CTTAAATATGCAAAAATCAATTCGACGGTTAATAACAACACTAAAAAGGGAGTCATTTTTGGTACTTACTCTGCGTTGATTGGTGAGTCTCAAAGTGTGGCTACCGGCAAATATAAAACACGACTCAAACAGCTTCTACAATGGTGCGGAGAAGATTTCGATGGCGTCATTGTATTTGATGAATGCCATAAAGCGAAAAATCTTTGCCCGGTGGGCTCTAGTAAACCTACCAAGACGGGACTAACTGCACTGGACTTACAGAACAAACTTCCTAAGGCAAGGGTTGTATATGCATCTGCAACCGGTGCTTCAGAACCCCGCAATATGGCTTATATGGTACGGCTTGGAATTTGGGGTCAAGGTACACCTTTTCCTACCTTCATGGATTTCATAACAGCAGTTGAAAAAAG AGGTGTGGGAGCGATGGAAATTGTGGCTATGGATATGAAACTACGAGGAATGTATATTGCACGTCAACTGAGTTTCCACGGAGTGACTTTCAAAATCGAAGAAGTGCCACTGACGCGAGAGTTTAAGCAGGTTTATGATGAGTCGGTTGAATTG TGGGTGCTTGCAATGCAAAAGTTTACAGAGGCTGCCGAGCTGATCGATGCCGAGAATCGCATGAAAAAAACTATGTGGGGTCAGTTCTGGTCGGCACATcaacgattttttaaatatctatGTATTGCATCTAAGGTGAATCATGCAGTCAAAGTAGCTCGGGAAGCAATTAAGTATGGAAAGTGTGTGGTTATTGGCTTGCAGTCTACTGGTGAGGCGAGAACGCTGGAACAGCTAGAAAGAGATGACGGTGAACTTTCTGATTTTGTCTCTACGGCCAA AGGCGTTTTTCAATCTCTCGTAGAAAAGCACTTCCCAGCACCAGACCGGGGTCGTATCAATCGTCTTCTTGGTTTAGAAGGACCCAAGAAAACACAATTGGAATGTATATTAGAGGATATAGACTCAAAACCTTCCGCTAGTGGTAGTGATCTCAAACGCAAAAGCACATTTACTAAATCCGAAACGCAAACAAAGGCTAAGAAATCTCGTCGGAATTCATCTGATGATGATTCGGACAGCGATTCTGACAAGTCTGAAGGCAAGGCTTCCGGCAGTGACGAAAGTAACCATGATTCGGACAGTGTCCGTAGTAGTGACTACAATCCATTTTATTCCGGTTCGGACAGTGATGATGATCCGTGGGTTGGAAAGACAAACAAACTCAAGcctaaaaatttgaaaagtcCAAAAAAGAAACCTGTCTCGACACAGGACAAAATTCAAGCACATCTGTCTAAAAGGCAGAACGAAACGAAACCTGTAACTATACAGGCTAGTAACGGTATTTCCATTCAGCTTGGACCTCCACCCAAGGATGCGATTGAACGAGCGTGCCAAATGAAAGACGAATTATTAGCAAAAATAGAATCGCTTGGATCGCGCCTGCCGGCTAACACACTAGATCAGTTAATCGACGAGTTAGGTGGACCTGAAAACGTTGCAGAAATGACTGGTCGAAAGGGACGGGTAGTTCAAAGTGACGATGGTTCGATCCAGTATGAATCCCGGTCAGAACAGGATGTGCCATTAGAAACTTTGAACATTACTGAGAAAAAACGATTCATGGATGGGGAAAAAGATGTTGCAATTATATCAGAAGCGGCATCCAGTGGTATTTCGCTACAAAGTGATCGACGAGTTCGTAACCAACGACGACGAGTTCACATTACACTCGAATTGCCCTGGTCTGCCGATCGAGCCATTCAACAGTTTGGTCGCACTCATCGGTCCAACCAGGTCAATGCACCAGAATACATGTTTCTCATATCTGATCTAGCGGGTGAGCGACGATTCGCTTCCACCGTTGCCAAAAGACTCGAATCGCTGGGTGCCTTAACACACGGTGACCGACGAGCAACAGAGACACGTGATTTGTCCCAATTCAATATAGATAACAAATACGGGCGTTCAGCATTAGAATCAGTAATGAAAACCATCATGGGATACGATCAGCCACTAGTTCCGCCTCCCAGCGATTATAAAGGAgactttttcaaagatattgccgGGGCACTAGTTGGTGTTGGGTTGATTGTCAACAGTGAACAAATGCCTGGAGTGCTAAGCTTGGATAAAGATTACAATAACAtttcaaaattcctgaatagaaTACTTGGAATGCCAGTTGAATTGCAGAACAGGTTGTTCAAGTATTTTACGGATACACTTACGGCTATAATTGAACAGGCGAAAAAGCGTGGTAGATTTGATCTTGGGATTTTAG ATTTAGGAGCAGCAGGTGAAAATGTCACCCGTGTTAAAATAACCAAATTCATCAGAAAACATTCAACCGGGGTCGCACCGACCGAATTACACACCGTACAAGTAGAGCGAGGAATGATTTGGCAGGAAGTTATCGATAA GTGGGCAGATTTAGGTGGTGAAAAGGAAGGATTTTATCTATCGAAACAGGCCAGAAACGGTAAATACGCTGCAATACTGGCTGTCGAAATTGAAAGCACTACCAGTGGAAAGAAAAAATTGGAGCCAAGGAGCAAAAAGGATATTATGTTTCAAATCTATCGACCCAACACGGGTCTACAATTTAAACATGAGTCTTTGGATGAATTAGAAAAGAAGTATAAGAAGGTTCTCAGTGACGAAGCTGAAGCGCACTGGGGCCAGCAATATGATGCATCAGTGAATACTTGTTTGCACAGCTACTGGAAAGGGATGTGTCGACATACAACGATGGGGCAGGAATGTGAg ATTGGACTGAGGAGAAGAACGTACTACGTGTTGTCTGGGTCGGTTTTGTCGGTATGGTCACGAGTGGAAAACAGTTTAGCTTCTCGTGTCGGTAATCAGAATCGTATGCAAGTACTTCGTTTGAAAACGAAAGAAGGGATTAAAATTGTAGGAACTCTTATACCGAAGAATTGTGTTGAACACCTGGTTAAAGATATGAGTAGCGATTCTGAAAAAGTCGAGGAGCAAACGTTTGATTGTAAGTAA
- the LOC131434874 gene encoding protein strawberry notch isoform X1 encodes MSRMHQQSSKKFPYDFDGEDENEDSSGSDFDEDEDPDEIEVPGGGKDLATVATLTQLKSTKATVSNASAPMTASNVSSKSTDKIPSGLITKSTSTGNYEVIKQPTILRQPGTGSSVYGIGNSSGLSSVSFAAGGSNSSNSSSSKSCANNLTGLGTNISKAMNPSSTSIISLPHGTNSVLGGLGSYYPPSIASLLAQMSMAATLGFGSSSSINSVGQMTSNQIMLEHLKALVTANPHYLTSGIPTNLLSQIWMADPSKVSQPSFNYLNQVPEEEEAEEEELGVAETYAEYWPAKLKIGKKHPDQVVETASLSSVEPSDVYYKLSIPPETINSGQLSALQLESITYASQAHEHLLPDGSRAGFLVGDGAGVGKGRTIAGIIHENYLKGRKKSIWISVSNDLRYDAERDLRDIGAGRIVVHALNKLKYAKINSTVNNNTKKGVIFGTYSALIGESQSVATGKYKTRLKQLLQWCGEDFDGVIVFDECHKAKNLCPVGSSKPTKTGLTALDLQNKLPKARVVYASATGASEPRNMAYMVRLGIWGQGTPFPTFMDFITAVEKRGVGAMEIVAMDMKLRGMYIARQLSFHGVTFKIEEVPLTREFKQVYDESVELWVLAMQKFTEAAELIDAENRMKKTMWGQFWSAHQRFFKYLCIASKVNHAVKVAREAIKYGKCVVIGLQSTGEARTLEQLERDDGELSDFVSTAKGVFQSLVEKHFPAPDRGRINRLLGLEGPKKTQLECILEDIDSKPSASGSDLKRKSTFTKSETQTKAKKSRRNSSDDDSDSDSDKSEGKASGSDESNHDSDSVRSSDYNPFYSGSDSDDDPWVGKTNKLKPKNLKSPKKKPVSTQDKIQAHLSKRQNETKPVTIQASNGISIQLGPPPKDAIERACQMKDELLAKIESLGSRLPANTLDQLIDELGGPENVAEMTGRKGRVVQSDDGSIQYESRSEQDVPLETLNITEKKRFMDGEKDVAIISEAASSGISLQSDRRVRNQRRRVHITLELPWSADRAIQQFGRTHRSNQVNAPEYMFLISDLAGERRFASTVAKRLESLGALTHGDRRATETRDLSQFNIDNKYGRSALESVMKTIMGYDQPLVPPPSDYKGDFFKDIAGALVGVGLIVNSEQMPGVLSLDKDYNNISKFLNRILGMPVELQNRLFKYFTDTLTAIIEQAKKRGRFDLGILDLGAAGENVTRVKITKFIRKHSTGVAPTELHTVQVERGMIWQEVIDKWADLGGEKEGFYLSKQARNGKYAAILAVEIESTTSGKKKLEPRSKKDIMFQIYRPNTGLQFKHESLDELEKKYKKVLSDEAEAHWGQQYDASVNTCLHSYWKGMCRHTTMGQECEIGLRRRTYYVLSGSVLSVWSRVENSLASRVGNQNRMQVLRLKTKEGIKIVGTLIPKNCVEHLVKDMSSDSEKVEEQTFDCK; translated from the exons GCGGAGGTAAAGATCTTGCCACGGTTGCCACTCTCACGCAACTGAAATCCACGAAGGCAACGGTTAGTAATGCGTCTGCTCCGATGACAGCATCGAACGTGTCGTCTAAATCAACCGATAAGATTCCCAGTGGATTGATAACAAAATCGACAAGCACCGGAAACTATGAAGTGATCAAACAACCTACCATTCTTCGACAACCGGGAACTGGCAGCAGTG TATATGGAATTGGAAATAGTAGTGGATTGAGCTCTGTTTCCTTTGCTGCTGGTGGAAGTAATAGCAgtaatagtagtagtagtaagaGTTGTGCTAATAATTTAACTGGATTGGGTACGAATATCAGCAAAGCAATGAATCCAAGTAGTACATCAATCATCTCGCTTCCACATGGAACAAACAGCGTTTTGGGTGGCTTAGGTAGTTATTATCCGCCAAGTATTGCCAGCCTGTTGGCGCAAA TGAGCATGGCGGCTACACTCGGTTTCGGTAGCAGTTCATCAATAAATAGCGTCGGTCAGATGACAAGCAACCAGATCATGCTCGAACACCTGAAAGCACTAGTAACTGCCAATCCGCACTACCTAACCAGTGGTATACCAACGAATCTGCTCTCTCAGATCTGGATGGCGGATCCGAGCAAGGTATCGCAACCATCGTTCAACTAT TTGAATCAAGTTcctgaagaagaagaagcggAAGAAGAAGAGTTGGGTGTAGCAGAAACATACGCGGAATATTGGCCAGCAAAAT TGAAGATCGGTAAAAAGCACCCTGATCAAGTAGTAGAAACAGCCTCCTTATCATCAGTTGAGCCGTCTGATGTATACTATAAACTGTCGATACCTCCAGAAACGATAAATTCGGGTCAGTTGAGTGCACTTCAGTTAGAATCTATAACTTACGCTAGTCAGGCTCACGAACACTTACTACCGGACGGTTCCCGTGCCGGCTTTCTGGTTGGTGATGGTGCCGGTGTGGGAAAAGGCCGAACGATTGCTGGAATCATTCACGAAAATTATCTGAAAGGCCGTAAGAAATCTATCTGGATCTCGGTCTCCAACGACCTTCGTTATGACGCAGAACGTGATCTGCGTGACATTGGAGCCGGTAGAATTGTTGTTCATGCGTTAAATAAG CTTAAATATGCAAAAATCAATTCGACGGTTAATAACAACACTAAAAAGGGAGTCATTTTTGGTACTTACTCTGCGTTGATTGGTGAGTCTCAAAGTGTGGCTACCGGCAAATATAAAACACGACTCAAACAGCTTCTACAATGGTGCGGAGAAGATTTCGATGGCGTCATTGTATTTGATGAATGCCATAAAGCGAAAAATCTTTGCCCGGTGGGCTCTAGTAAACCTACCAAGACGGGACTAACTGCACTGGACTTACAGAACAAACTTCCTAAGGCAAGGGTTGTATATGCATCTGCAACCGGTGCTTCAGAACCCCGCAATATGGCTTATATGGTACGGCTTGGAATTTGGGGTCAAGGTACACCTTTTCCTACCTTCATGGATTTCATAACAGCAGTTGAAAAAAG AGGTGTGGGAGCGATGGAAATTGTGGCTATGGATATGAAACTACGAGGAATGTATATTGCACGTCAACTGAGTTTCCACGGAGTGACTTTCAAAATCGAAGAAGTGCCACTGACGCGAGAGTTTAAGCAGGTTTATGATGAGTCGGTTGAATTG TGGGTGCTTGCAATGCAAAAGTTTACAGAGGCTGCCGAGCTGATCGATGCCGAGAATCGCATGAAAAAAACTATGTGGGGTCAGTTCTGGTCGGCACATcaacgattttttaaatatctatGTATTGCATCTAAGGTGAATCATGCAGTCAAAGTAGCTCGGGAAGCAATTAAGTATGGAAAGTGTGTGGTTATTGGCTTGCAGTCTACTGGTGAGGCGAGAACGCTGGAACAGCTAGAAAGAGATGACGGTGAACTTTCTGATTTTGTCTCTACGGCCAA AGGCGTTTTTCAATCTCTCGTAGAAAAGCACTTCCCAGCACCAGACCGGGGTCGTATCAATCGTCTTCTTGGTTTAGAAGGACCCAAGAAAACACAATTGGAATGTATATTAGAGGATATAGACTCAAAACCTTCCGCTAGTGGTAGTGATCTCAAACGCAAAAGCACATTTACTAAATCCGAAACGCAAACAAAGGCTAAGAAATCTCGTCGGAATTCATCTGATGATGATTCGGACAGCGATTCTGACAAGTCTGAAGGCAAGGCTTCCGGCAGTGACGAAAGTAACCATGATTCGGACAGTGTCCGTAGTAGTGACTACAATCCATTTTATTCCGGTTCGGACAGTGATGATGATCCGTGGGTTGGAAAGACAAACAAACTCAAGcctaaaaatttgaaaagtcCAAAAAAGAAACCTGTCTCGACACAGGACAAAATTCAAGCACATCTGTCTAAAAGGCAGAACGAAACGAAACCTGTAACTATACAGGCTAGTAACGGTATTTCCATTCAGCTTGGACCTCCACCCAAGGATGCGATTGAACGAGCGTGCCAAATGAAAGACGAATTATTAGCAAAAATAGAATCGCTTGGATCGCGCCTGCCGGCTAACACACTAGATCAGTTAATCGACGAGTTAGGTGGACCTGAAAACGTTGCAGAAATGACTGGTCGAAAGGGACGGGTAGTTCAAAGTGACGATGGTTCGATCCAGTATGAATCCCGGTCAGAACAGGATGTGCCATTAGAAACTTTGAACATTACTGAGAAAAAACGATTCATGGATGGGGAAAAAGATGTTGCAATTATATCAGAAGCGGCATCCAGTGGTATTTCGCTACAAAGTGATCGACGAGTTCGTAACCAACGACGACGAGTTCACATTACACTCGAATTGCCCTGGTCTGCCGATCGAGCCATTCAACAGTTTGGTCGCACTCATCGGTCCAACCAGGTCAATGCACCAGAATACATGTTTCTCATATCTGATCTAGCGGGTGAGCGACGATTCGCTTCCACCGTTGCCAAAAGACTCGAATCGCTGGGTGCCTTAACACACGGTGACCGACGAGCAACAGAGACACGTGATTTGTCCCAATTCAATATAGATAACAAATACGGGCGTTCAGCATTAGAATCAGTAATGAAAACCATCATGGGATACGATCAGCCACTAGTTCCGCCTCCCAGCGATTATAAAGGAgactttttcaaagatattgccgGGGCACTAGTTGGTGTTGGGTTGATTGTCAACAGTGAACAAATGCCTGGAGTGCTAAGCTTGGATAAAGATTACAATAACAtttcaaaattcctgaatagaaTACTTGGAATGCCAGTTGAATTGCAGAACAGGTTGTTCAAGTATTTTACGGATACACTTACGGCTATAATTGAACAGGCGAAAAAGCGTGGTAGATTTGATCTTGGGATTTTAG ATTTAGGAGCAGCAGGTGAAAATGTCACCCGTGTTAAAATAACCAAATTCATCAGAAAACATTCAACCGGGGTCGCACCGACCGAATTACACACCGTACAAGTAGAGCGAGGAATGATTTGGCAGGAAGTTATCGATAA GTGGGCAGATTTAGGTGGTGAAAAGGAAGGATTTTATCTATCGAAACAGGCCAGAAACGGTAAATACGCTGCAATACTGGCTGTCGAAATTGAAAGCACTACCAGTGGAAAGAAAAAATTGGAGCCAAGGAGCAAAAAGGATATTATGTTTCAAATCTATCGACCCAACACGGGTCTACAATTTAAACATGAGTCTTTGGATGAATTAGAAAAGAAGTATAAGAAGGTTCTCAGTGACGAAGCTGAAGCGCACTGGGGCCAGCAATATGATGCATCAGTGAATACTTGTTTGCACAGCTACTGGAAAGGGATGTGTCGACATACAACGATGGGGCAGGAATGTGAg ATTGGACTGAGGAGAAGAACGTACTACGTGTTGTCTGGGTCGGTTTTGTCGGTATGGTCACGAGTGGAAAACAGTTTAGCTTCTCGTGTCGGTAATCAGAATCGTATGCAAGTACTTCGTTTGAAAACGAAAGAAGGGATTAAAATTGTAGGAACTCTTATACCGAAGAATTGTGTTGAACACCTGGTTAAAGATATGAGTAGCGATTCTGAAAAAGTCGAGGAGCAAACGTTTGATTGTAAGTAA